The Deltaproteobacteria bacterium region CAAGAGCTCGTGCCAGAGGATACCGAAATACCGCAACCTTTATTACCATGATCTACCTGATCGCTGCTCCAATTGATATTTTACTTAAATCCACATGAAACGTCGAAGAGCCAATTACATTCACCGAAAAGGTGCAGTTCAGGAAATATCAGATTTATTCAAAATTTGTCACCCTTCGGGATTGCCGATTTTGCCGAATCTGCTGCGTTGTAAGGCGCTCGAAGTACTGAAGAAAGTACGTCTTCGCACCTTACGCCTTGCCTCTTCGGCAAACTTGGCAATTGCATAATCCGGGTTGAAATCACAAAACCACGAGGGCATCTACGGCCACGGGTTGTCGTCCAGCGAGAATGATGGGATTGACATCGATCTCCTTTACTTCATCGTTTTCAAGTCCGATCTTCCCCAGGGCTATGAGCGCATCGGCCAGTATTTCCCTGTCCGCTGCCTCCATGCCGCGAACCGCCCCAAGGATACGATGAGCCCGGATCTCCTCCATCATCTCCATGGCGTCCCGCCTCTCCAAGGGTGCCACCCGGAAGGATGTGTCTTTCAGGATCTCGGTGAAAATCCCGCCAAGACCGAACATCACGCAAGGACCGAACTGGGGATCCCTAGTCATTCCCATGGCAAGTTCCCGCTCTCCCCGGATCATCTCCTGGACCAGCACGGGGACTTCCGTGTCCTCCACGGCGGAGCGGATCCGATCAAAAGTCTCAAGGGCCTCCGTCTTATTCCTGATGTCAATCTGAACCAGCCCCTTTTCGGTCTTATGGGAGATCCCGGGGGAGCAGGCCTTGAGGACCAGTGGAAACCCGATTTCTTCCAGTGCTTCCTGCAACTCTTCCTCATTCACCACGAGCCTTTCCCTAGTGACCGGGATTCCATAACGGGCGAGTAACTGCTTGGACTCATACTCAGAGAGGGTCTTTCTGCCTTCTCTTACCGCCTGATCAATGATTTCCATTCCCTATCTCTCCTTCCACGATTAACGCTTCTCTTCCTTTCCCACCCCGGTGTCGCACCCTTCTCCACCCCGATCATACTCGGTTCCAGCAGATCCGGCTTTAACCGCCCCGCAATTCCAGAGGATACCCATGGCTGCGGCCGCCCTCTCGGGGGTGGAAAAATTGACCAAGGCCCCTGAATCCTCCAGGTCGCGGATCTCTTCGTCCCAGATGCCGGGCGGAGCCACGATACAACCGATCACGGGCTTTCGCTGTTTCCAGTCCTTCAATAATGGGGATATACCTTTGAGGGCGTCCCGATTAGCGGATGCGAACATCATCAGGAAAAGTATTCCATGGACGCTTTCATCTTTGAGTACGGCACCCACGATTCGGTGGATGGCTTCGGAATCGTACCAAGCAGGTCCCATGTCCACCGGGTTGGTCCTAATGGCCAGGGGCGGGAGGCAAGCGTTGATTTTCTCTTGGGTCTCCTCCGTAAAGGAGACCACCTTCAAGCCCCGGGCCTCGCAAAGATCGCACGCGG contains the following coding sequences:
- a CDS encoding acetate--CoA ligase family protein translates to MEIIDQAVREGRKTLSEYESKQLLARYGIPVTRERLVVNEEELQEALEEIGFPLVLKACSPGISHKTEKGLVQIDIRNKTEALETFDRIRSAVEDTEVPVLVQEMIRGERELAMGMTRDPQFGPCVMFGLGGIFTEILKDTSFRVAPLERRDAMEMMEEIRAHRILGAVRGMEAADREILADALIALGKIGLENDEVKEIDVNPIILAGRQPVAVDALVVL